A DNA window from Desertibacillus haloalkaliphilus contains the following coding sequences:
- a CDS encoding FliA/WhiG family RNA polymerase sigma factor — protein MPSSSVIEDKQVWEKWVNDRDVDACDTLIRMYMPLVNYHVQRISVGLPRNVNKEDLQSHGMIGLYDALEKFDMSRDLKFDTYASFRIRGAIIDGLRREDWLPRSLREKAKKVEATMEKLEQTHGRYVTEEEVAKELGMTVEDVTQVLSESFMAHKLSIDEESNDSERDESFQTMIEDTAAQSPEESIMTEATKQELLHVIKQLNEKEQLVVSLFYYEELTLTEIGQVLGLSTSRISQIHSKALFRMQQVLMKNRS, from the coding sequence ATGCCTAGCAGCTCAGTCATAGAAGATAAACAAGTTTGGGAAAAATGGGTTAATGATCGTGATGTCGATGCATGTGACACACTCATCCGGATGTATATGCCGCTTGTCAATTATCACGTCCAGCGAATATCGGTTGGGCTGCCACGCAATGTGAACAAAGAGGATCTACAAAGTCATGGGATGATTGGGCTATACGACGCACTTGAAAAGTTTGATATGAGTCGTGATTTAAAATTCGATACATATGCCTCGTTTCGAATTCGTGGTGCGATTATCGACGGCCTTAGGAGAGAAGATTGGCTCCCCCGTTCGTTGCGTGAAAAAGCAAAAAAAGTTGAGGCAACGATGGAGAAGCTTGAACAAACCCATGGTCGTTATGTGACTGAAGAGGAAGTGGCTAAAGAGTTAGGAATGACGGTAGAGGATGTAACACAGGTTTTGTCTGAAAGTTTTATGGCGCATAAGCTTTCAATCGATGAAGAGTCGAATGATTCCGAGCGTGATGAATCATTTCAAACCATGATTGAAGATACGGCAGCACAATCTCCAGAAGAGAGCATCATGACTGAGGCGACTAAGCAGGAATTATTACATGTGATTAAACAATTAAATGAGAAAGAACAGTTAGTGGTCAGTCTGTTTTATTATGAAGAACTAACGTTGACTGAAATTGGACAAGTGTTAGGTTTGTCAACGTCAAGGATTTCGCAAATCCATTCAAAGGCGTTGTTTCGGATGCAGCAAGTACTGATGAAAAATAGGTCGTAG
- a CDS encoding chemotaxis protein CheD: MNDVVKVGMADLNIVKPPHTIRTSGLGSCVGVVLYDQCAKVAGMAHIMLPESSLGKSGSINVAKYADTAILELIHRLEKAGARIGSLKAKIAGGAQMFNFSSANEMMRIGPRNVEAVKQQLKQLRIRLVSEDVGGSSGRTIEFNPETSVLRIRTVSKGEAEI, from the coding sequence ATGAATGATGTTGTAAAAGTGGGAATGGCTGATTTAAATATTGTAAAACCACCGCATACGATACGCACCTCAGGATTAGGGTCATGTGTAGGAGTTGTATTATATGATCAATGTGCAAAGGTAGCTGGGATGGCACATATTATGCTTCCTGAGTCATCATTAGGAAAATCAGGTTCAATCAATGTTGCGAAATATGCCGATACGGCCATTCTCGAATTAATTCACCGTTTAGAAAAAGCAGGGGCTAGAATTGGATCACTAAAAGCAAAGATTGCCGGAGGGGCACAAATGTTTAATTTTTCTTCGGCAAATGAAATGATGAGAATTGGTCCACGAAACGTGGAGGCAGTCAAACAACAACTTAAACAGTTACGGATTCGTCTCGTTTCTGAAGATGTTGGAGGAAGCAGTGGTCGGACGATCGAGTTCAATCCGGAAACAAGTGTGTTAAGGATTCGAACGGTCAGTAAAGGAGAAGCAGAGATCTAA
- a CDS encoding chemotaxis protein CheC produces MSFLDRIQSHHLDVLKEVGNIGAGHAATALSKLLNKVIDMRVPSVRVISFSEITELVGGPDQVVAAIFLRLEGDAPGSMFFMVPVKEAEQLTRHVTGDEDFQLQEPPFQELGLSALEEIGNILAGSYLSSLSDFTKLNLQPSVPALSIDMSGAILSYGLLELSQVVDYAIVIDTKISEVERSEEQLSGHFFLLPDPESFEKMLKALGVPVNE; encoded by the coding sequence ATGAGTTTTCTAGATCGAATCCAATCACACCACCTTGATGTATTGAAAGAAGTGGGGAATATTGGTGCAGGTCATGCTGCGACCGCTTTGTCAAAACTATTAAATAAAGTTATTGATATGAGAGTACCTTCTGTTCGTGTCATTTCTTTTTCTGAAATCACTGAATTGGTCGGTGGACCTGACCAAGTCGTAGCCGCTATTTTTTTGCGGTTAGAAGGTGACGCTCCAGGTAGCATGTTTTTTATGGTGCCAGTTAAAGAAGCTGAGCAGCTGACGCGACATGTAACTGGCGATGAAGATTTTCAATTACAAGAACCACCATTTCAAGAATTAGGTTTATCGGCATTGGAAGAAATAGGTAATATTTTAGCTGGTTCGTATTTGTCATCCCTTTCTGATTTTACCAAGTTAAATCTACAGCCATCTGTTCCTGCTCTAAGTATTGATATGTCTGGTGCGATTTTAAGTTACGGGTTACTTGAATTGTCTCAAGTCGTTGATTATGCGATCGTGATTGATACAAAGATTAGTGAAGTAGAACGTAGCGAAGAACAATTATCAGGACACTTTTTTCTTTTACCTGACCCTGAATCGTTTGAGAAGATGTTGAAAGCCTTAGGGGTACCTGTGAATGAATGA
- a CDS encoding protein-glutamate methylesterase/protein-glutamine glutaminase, translating into MKKKIRVLVVDDSAFMRKVITDLLQVDERIQVIATARNGKDAIEKIAKHTPDVMTLDVEMPVMNGLDTVKRVMETMPLPIVMVSSTTREGETNTFQAIDDGAVDFIAKPSGPISLDLHKIQDDLIEKVISAAGIQLTKMMNDNRAKQPLVQDNHLLCLTKSHAAKSTSLANKIIAIGTSTGGPKALQQVLTNLPKNLNAPLLVVQHMPAGFTQSLANRLNGMSELFVKEAEDGEVVKKGVAYIAPGDYHLTVQKMGLSLVIKLDQSPPQNGHRPSVDVMFESLCSLTNYTKVAVIMTGMGSDGTEGLLRLKQSGNCYAVSESEETAIVYGMPKAAANTNQVDEIVPLTGVAEAIVRHCLV; encoded by the coding sequence GTGAAAAAAAAGATTCGCGTACTTGTCGTTGATGATTCAGCTTTTATGAGGAAAGTAATTACAGACCTCTTGCAAGTAGATGAACGTATCCAAGTAATAGCGACCGCTCGAAATGGAAAAGATGCGATAGAAAAAATAGCAAAGCATACCCCAGATGTGATGACATTAGATGTTGAAATGCCGGTCATGAACGGACTAGATACCGTCAAAAGGGTGATGGAAACCATGCCATTACCAATTGTCATGGTCAGTAGTACAACTCGTGAGGGCGAAACGAATACATTTCAAGCAATTGATGATGGTGCTGTAGATTTCATTGCTAAACCATCGGGGCCTATTTCTCTAGACTTGCATAAGATTCAAGATGATTTGATCGAAAAGGTTATTTCCGCAGCTGGCATTCAACTGACAAAAATGATGAACGACAATAGGGCAAAGCAACCCTTAGTACAAGATAATCACTTATTATGCCTAACAAAAAGCCATGCGGCTAAGTCTACATCGCTTGCCAATAAGATTATTGCTATAGGGACGTCTACTGGTGGACCTAAAGCTTTGCAACAAGTGCTAACAAACTTACCTAAAAATCTAAATGCTCCACTGCTTGTTGTTCAGCATATGCCTGCAGGTTTTACACAGTCACTTGCTAATCGATTAAATGGAATGTCTGAACTTTTTGTTAAGGAAGCTGAAGATGGTGAAGTGGTTAAAAAGGGTGTTGCCTACATTGCCCCTGGTGACTATCATTTAACAGTACAAAAAATGGGGTTGTCGCTAGTAATTAAGCTGGATCAGTCCCCTCCCCAAAATGGTCATCGACCATCCGTTGATGTTATGTTCGAATCGCTATGCTCGTTAACAAATTATACAAAGGTTGCTGTCATTATGACGGGGATGGGCTCAGATGGTACTGAAGGTTTACTTCGCTTAAAACAATCGGGCAATTGTTATGCGGTCAGTGAATCGGAAGAGACAGCGATTGTTTATGGGATGCCTAAAGCAGCAGCTAACACGAATCAAGTTGATGAAATTGTACCGCTAACCGGTGTAGCAGAAGCGATTGTCCGTCATTGTTTAGTCTAA
- a CDS encoding MinD/ParA family protein, whose protein sequence is MNDQAKSLRQLVDNMKKVDNTQVVSVISGKGGVGKSNFSLNFAIGLAQLGKKVVLFDLDIGMANIDILMGLTPSYHIVDMIERELSIWDIIEKGPENISYIAGGSGFSTIFSMSEQKQTRFMTQLEALNQAFDYIIFDMGAGVSEDSLQFILASNEAILVTTPEPTSITDAYAMIKYIHMRNQELTCSLLVNRSESDKEGKATADNLRRVARQFLQKDLHTVGVIPNDKAVLKAVKSQTPFLLQDPGSKPSRAIKEITKAYIGQVTDEKKLPFSSFVTKFRRYFTER, encoded by the coding sequence ATGAATGATCAAGCCAAAAGCCTAAGACAATTAGTTGATAACATGAAGAAGGTCGATAACACGCAAGTCGTGTCTGTCATAAGTGGCAAAGGAGGTGTAGGTAAATCAAACTTTTCTTTAAACTTTGCCATTGGCTTAGCGCAGCTAGGTAAAAAAGTAGTCTTGTTTGATTTAGACATTGGGATGGCAAATATTGATATCTTAATGGGACTTACACCTTCGTACCATATTGTTGATATGATCGAGCGTGAATTGTCGATATGGGATATAATAGAGAAGGGGCCAGAGAATATTTCCTATATTGCTGGAGGTTCTGGTTTTTCAACGATTTTTTCAATGAGTGAGCAAAAACAAACACGATTTATGACACAGCTAGAAGCGTTAAACCAGGCATTTGACTATATCATCTTTGATATGGGGGCAGGGGTTAGTGAAGATAGTTTGCAATTCATATTAGCTTCAAATGAAGCCATTTTAGTGACAACCCCTGAACCGACTTCGATTACAGATGCATACGCTATGATTAAATATATTCACATGAGAAATCAAGAGTTGACTTGTTCATTGCTTGTTAATCGTTCAGAATCAGACAAGGAAGGAAAAGCAACAGCGGATAATCTACGACGTGTAGCCAGACAATTTTTGCAAAAAGACCTTCATACTGTCGGTGTGATTCCTAATGATAAGGCAGTATTAAAAGCTGTGAAGTCACAAACACCATTTCTTCTCCAAGATCCTGGGTCAAAACCGAGTCGAGCGATTAAAGAGATTACAAAAGCGTATATAGGTCAAGTGACTGATGAGAAAAAACTTCCTTTTTCTTCGTTTGTGACTAAGTTTAGACGATATTTCACAGAAAGATAG
- the flhF gene encoding flagellar biosynthesis protein FlhF, whose amino-acid sequence MKVKKYVASSMAEAMQKIRHELGNEAVILNSKEIETGGFLGFFTKKNIEVIAAIDKTPTIKKPERPRERPSPSEQLVREKRQTPPTTPKRPVRLEKNESELISEINELKNIVKGMTQSGREGSEEYPPLLQEWNDWLISQDVTHTIRLHVMKALLKKWYIAEDEGVTKANVDTWFQQTLSEMISGLDMGGIRFNKKFVNIVGPTGVGKTTTIAKIAAHCVLKKEKRVALITTDTYRIAAVEQLKTYAKILNVPIEVAYSIDDFKAAKEKFSSYDLVLVDSAGRNFRNQLYIDELKKVIDFTDEMDTYLTLSLTSKYTDMKAIYEQFSLISIDKVIFTKKDETASYGALLNLLVDYNVGVAYITTGQNVPDDIIEASKEGVIAMLYEVDNHE is encoded by the coding sequence AAATTGAAACCGGTGGTTTTTTAGGTTTCTTTACAAAGAAAAATATCGAAGTCATTGCAGCAATTGATAAAACACCGACCATCAAAAAGCCAGAAAGGCCGAGAGAAAGGCCTAGTCCTTCCGAACAGCTTGTTCGAGAAAAAAGGCAAACACCACCAACAACTCCAAAACGACCAGTTCGACTTGAAAAAAATGAATCAGAACTTATATCGGAAATCAACGAATTAAAGAACATTGTTAAAGGTATGACCCAAAGTGGTAGGGAGGGCTCAGAGGAGTACCCTCCGCTTCTTCAAGAATGGAATGATTGGCTCATATCCCAGGACGTGACACATACGATTCGCCTACATGTCATGAAGGCGTTGTTGAAAAAATGGTATATTGCTGAAGATGAGGGAGTAACGAAAGCTAATGTAGACACTTGGTTTCAGCAAACCCTCTCTGAGATGATTTCAGGGCTAGATATGGGTGGGATTCGTTTTAATAAAAAATTTGTGAACATTGTTGGCCCAACGGGGGTTGGGAAAACGACAACAATTGCAAAAATAGCCGCTCATTGTGTTTTAAAAAAAGAAAAGAGAGTGGCATTGATCACTACAGATACGTATCGGATCGCTGCTGTTGAACAATTAAAGACATATGCCAAGATCTTAAATGTTCCAATTGAGGTGGCTTATTCGATCGACGATTTTAAAGCGGCAAAAGAGAAGTTTTCTTCATACGACCTCGTTCTTGTCGATTCTGCAGGTCGAAATTTTAGAAACCAATTGTATATAGATGAACTGAAAAAGGTCATTGATTTTACAGATGAGATGGATACGTATTTAACGCTCTCGCTCACATCAAAATACACAGATATGAAGGCGATTTATGAACAGTTTTCATTAATTTCAATTGATAAAGTGATCTTTACAAAGAAAGATGAGACGGCAAGTTATGGTGCACTATTAAATTTACTTGTTGACTATAACGTTGGTGTGGCTTATATAACGACAGGGCAGAATGTGCCTGATGATATCATTGAAGCTTCAAAAGAGGGAGTTATAGCAATGTTATACGAGGTAGACAACCATGAATGA